ggtagccaaaacctcgatccaattcggagacttttccggtagctggtctgtctggccagaaattcacagatccggacaactgtcgaatttccgcgaattgaggatacctacacgaaacccaataataatatataaaaaatcaggggtgttacagatattttactctctgagtcgaacgctcactcctgttcaatatttttccaggccacaggaggatatttttgaggttaacctgcttttcttcctcacaggtcgtctattcatgtttgtgtaattctataaacttttagaattttcgcatgtgttagaaatatttaattgatttgggtctgtaatataaattgttattttggacttgtaaaattattatcacatgcatgtttgatggactggatgagggagctgagctcccatttatttttatgttgatatgagtatgtggagggtgagctgagctccccaattgagtatttattgtgtttataggtcgggtgagtcaaaaactccccgttgaaaggtccattttatggccagactctgtctagtttatttcttgaaattgagcccaaatgggccttagagttgggttagtgaatagttatgcttactacgggtctcgggggctttaggctggcccatatcctagtgccgatccggcccataggttgggtcatgacaattcCTTTGACTCAGTTAGCCAAATGAGCTCTGGCAAGTGGTGCATCCACCACCTAACCGTAGGTTGCCTTATCACTATGCGATGCGTTCAATTACAAATATCATGTGAATTTAATGGAAGCAACCCATTAATGATTTTTTATTATAAccagaaaatatgaaattatccAATTCATAATCATGTGATTATTCATAATCCGGTTTTATTTTTAAAACAACTTTGTATTAGGCCTTAATGATAAATTAAGATAAATAATCAATATAATACGTAATTAAAAATTAACGTAGGTTATCCATAACAACTAAAAACCATTGGATATTTGTTGTTAATTTCTTAAAGCTAAAGGGAAAATTTACGAGTAACTTGTACATGATTTCTTTTACTTGAAACCATCCTAAATTCCTAAACAAAGTACAGCTTGACATTTTACATaatcatagttttttttttttggtaaattcCCATAATCATAACTTTTTTAAGGTTTAAAAATGAGTTATTAGTTGATTATCTACACTACAATACGTAAATTACATGTATTACTATATGAGATCTCCATGATTTTAGGTGAGAATTACACTAATAACCCTCCCTCTCTCCTCTCCTTTCCATTCCCGCAATAACCGCTCGCTCCATCCTCTCCTTTCATCtcatttttttttcatctctACATCTGGCATCATTCCTTCTCCTCtacctctctctttttctttccttctttcctTCTTTAGCTCTTCAGGTTTCATCTGTGTTTTTCTTCCCAATTTCAGTGAGGATTTTTTGCCCTCCTCTACAAGTCCTCTCTTTATCCTTCTAGGGGCGCTCTTGTGCATATTTTGAAGTGTTTTAAGCTATATGGTCTCAAAACTTTGATCCGACATTTCTAGAAACAAAGTTTTTGTTTACTCTAACGCCCATTGGACCCACTTTTTCTTCaactaaaaagaaaattttggttcTATCGTCTTTCTTCAATCTATTTTTTAGGTGATACCCTGATCACAAGTCTGAATTTACTTTTCTCCTCGAAGCTGTGTAAACACTGAACGAATCTGTTCAGcgctttgaatatatatatatatatataattcttttgaatgaaattgaatttctAATAAAAACAAAAATCTGAATGCAGGGTGCTTTGGGGCAGCGTCAGCGACCACCATGCCTACAACAACGCTCACTATATAACCTGCTGATCGTGAAGAAGCCCAAACATTAATAAAGCTATTTCACCTCCCTCCTGATGATTGCGTGGCCCAATTACAAGCCTTGCACTTTTTAAGGCATCATCAAATGGAATTTTCAATCTAGTAAGCTCTAACGCTAAACACAAACAAATGCTATAACGTATAAATCAAGGCCTATTAGAGCAAGCGGTAGACTAGGAAAATTTTATCTACTAAACTAACAGATGTAAGATACAAGACACCCTCCTAATCACATACTTTCAGCTGCTACTCTGACACAAGAATTTTGCAACTATCAAAGGTAAAAATCGCATGGCCATGGTCATAACCAACCTATCAAGCTCCACAGGATAGATCATGTTGTCAGTGAAGCAGTGAAATAGATATAAATTCACATATCTTCCACAGAAGGGAAGAGACCAAAATGGCATCGATACAAACTAATTACCAACTTGCTGATAAATTTATAATACACCCTCAATAAAGGATCAAATTATTTGTCAACCACAATATTAGTACCCAATGAGATAGAAAAACATCTTATAGTTTAATCATCAACTGCAATCAAACCAAAATAGGAGGCATGAAGCACCAAATGAAAAAGGGTACAAAGATAAAAAATTGAACTACAGCAAGAACTTCCACTTCGAGAAGCTATCTAGCCTTAGCACTTGATCTCCTTCAAACCATAGGCAAAGTACAAAAATGTTGGTTCAGTGGCACCTTCCTTGTAGTAAGCAAAAACAAGACTGCCATCATCATGCATGCTCTCCCCCACAAAACTGCAACACAAGCAAGGATTGTAAATATCACTGATGTGTGAACTATATATATGCACACCCATAAATCCAAATGAGACCATGCTGAACACATAAAGAGATGGAGTCAATAAATGAACCCATCCATTGAAAGAAACTTACAATTGGAGGTCACTGAGCTTCGAGAGCAGGAACTTAGTTGCTCCCTCAATGTTTTTCTTGAAAGTCTCTTGCTTCTCCTCATCCAGCTTAGGTGTCAACAACTTGATATATCTCTTCATGTAGGTGACAAACTGTTTCTTGTCAAAAGCAGGTTGCTCCTACAAAGCATAAAATGTATACatgtcaaatttcaaattttgtttaGGCACTAAAAAACATTTAACAGCGGCATACAGGACTCACCTGGAGCCTAAATGTGTCAACTATGTCAACCACTTTAACAGCTTGGTCATCAACACCCTCATCTTCTTCTCCACCCTCAGCAGAAGGATTTGCACCAATGTCTACATCAATGGCTCCTTGAACAACCCACTACAAACAAAAACACATAAGCCACAGAATCAATAACAATTACAAAATCATCTAACATTCACCAAACAATTATGACCTGCAAACTTAAAATCGACCAATATTTACCTTTCCCTCAACTTCCCACAGCATGCCATTCTGAATTTCCTTGTATGGGAATGAGTCCGAGAGAAGCTCATCACCTGAAATccattaataaaatttatgtCGGTCAATATACGAAGACAGTCATATAGTAGCATTTTCCTTTCAAAGTAAACTACATAATCTTTCAAGCATGTTGGGTAACCTATCAATCCAGGGACCACAGAGAAGAAATTCAACACAGACACGGGCTTAGTGGTATCTTGTCAATTATTGgtttacttattttaaaattgaatGTCCATTTTAATTGCCATGTTAGTTTAGAGAAGGCAAAATCCAATCCAGTGTAAGAAGACCTACGCTTGAACGTAAAAAGGAATAACTAGAATACTAGGGCATGCAAAGCAAGACTACGAACAGTGCACACGAGGGCAGACTAGATGGGTGCATGATGCATAGATAAAACCAGATAAAATAATAATAGGCAAATTCCACCAGTATGAACAACAGCTTCAGTAGATAATAAATCCCATCAGCTAGTAACAAATCCTCAAAAGATGGTAAATCCCATCAATATGGTGACAGAATCTTAAAAATATAACACGAAATTTACTACTTTTTACATCTCTAAAACAAGGTATTCCACACTTTTACCATCCCCAACTACCAAAAATAAATGGTTGAATAAAGCAAATTCATTGGAAACCTCAGTTGATCAGAAACACTCAATAAAACGAGAAAACACTAAACACAACCAAATAAGCAAGAAGCCCAGAAAGCTCCAGATCTCCATATACACGATTAATACAaggaaaatataatacaaaattcCACGATGTAGAACCCAATAAATATAAAATCACGATCTAAGAGAATCAAATCACAAAACCCAAAGAATAAATCGAAATAAAaacaataattttatatattaccgGTAAGCAAATCCTGGTAGACCAACATGATAGCTGAGTTTCTCTCGGATCGAGCCACACAGAGGAGAGAAGAAGAAGCAGCAGAAACAAACAAGGGCGAGAGCTAGAGAGAGCTCGTGGAGATGCGGACCAAGCATATTTATAAGCAAGGGTTTGCAGAGATCCCGGTAATTGCACGAGACTCCTTAATTACGAAAAAGCACTTCTGTTTTCCACTATACCCAAGAAGCCCTCTTCTAGTGGGATTCTGCCATCCTAGTTTGAGCCGGACGAGAATTTGTCGGACAAGGAATAAATTCTCATGGTCATAACATATTCTGCTTTTCTTTATGAGGGGATGGTCATAACACCTTTACGATTAGTGTGTTATTAAATTTAGGAtaagtttaaatttaaaaaataattttttgacgGGTGATAAAATTGAGTTTTGGGTGATAAGTTTGAATTTATGTATAGAGtatttgttatttatttatatagataattaattaaatagaaaataaatttttataataatatttataaattttatatattatttgaaatataaattattaaaattttaatgtataaattatgaataaaaatatttttatataatttattaaataaaatatataaatttaaataaatttgaataattaaaaatatattttagtcaattaacaataaatttagattttgagaatataattaaatttaattataattatttttattaatattttaccaTTTATGACAACCATAATAATGATAATGACAAATAAAcagatttaattatgaaaaaaagtaaataaaataattcttttttgtgctattcaattcaattttaatataataaatttaaataatatatgatCCAATCAATAAATATTATTTACTCTTTAAGCGATTTTCAAACATGTAATGAATTCAAAGACGAAGCCCATATGGAGTAatagatttttatttaattgtgaatttatatttaaaaaatatttatttataatgataaaaaaataattatattattataaaataaatgaaacgcatattaaaattttaaaagtaaaataaaatttaaaatatattttaaagtaatttattttttaatataaaagatatgaataattttttttttgaattaaaagtttattttctaattatttatAGATAGACACATTTTTTAtgtgttatttatttttaatgaaaaatgaaaaattgaatttaaaaaaaataaaaaaaataaaaagtcatTTCGAAATCTACAaacacttttaaaatttttattttcttttaaataatataaattttaaaaattataaaaaaaatatattcctTCGACGACCAACTACGGTGTGGCTATGGTTAGTGATAGCGCTGTGCCAGTGGTGACTTCTTCTCCCGCTGTGAAGCTCTCATCCCTCCTTTTCCTCATCCCTCCTTTTccttttccattttaaatttctaatttgATTAAATTTCACAAGGGGAAGAGAATAATGCTTTCTTTGTATACGTTGAGCAGATGTAATCAGCTTTTTTCAAATCACTCGCAAGAGCATATATGTAAATTACCCAACTTCCGAAGTCGAAACGATTGCCAAAATCATCAATGATAATCGCTTCCCTGATTAACCGTTACACACCATCCTCTTGAAGCATCTCCCAACGAAGCATTTGGAAGGATGGAGAAGAAGGTTGTTGTTGCGAAGACATGTATCGAAGAGTTCAATGTATCCTTCGAGCATTTTGCATTCAAAGGGATGCATGATCGGTTTAATCCAAATACCAAGATCACGAATAACTTGCTCTTGGGATTTAAGGAGTCAGAGGATGTTACTGCAATGGAGCTGTTTTACCATGAATGAAATAGTTCGGGGAGGCTTCAAGCCGGATTGTTGCCTACTATAAGAGAGGATATTTTGGTGAtggtttgagaatttttgaagaaAAAGGAATGGGTTAATTTTCTGTCTACATTGGAAACGATCACTACCTTGATTCATGGAGCAGGGGTTGCTTGAAATGCAATCAAGGCCCCAGTTATTTGATGAAATTTGCAAGAGAAACTTGCAGCCTGATACTGGGGCTTATAATGCTTTGATCAGCTCATTCAAAAAATGTAGAAAATTGAAGTCTGCCATGAGTTTGATGGATGAGACTGAAGAGAAGCTTATTGGTCATGACAATGTGACCTATCATACAATTTTCTTAAGCTTGTTGAGGTAAAATGACAGTGAGGGTGCTTGTGATCAGTTCTATCACAGGCTGATTGACAGAAATTTTGTTCCAAAAACAAGAACTGTGGTCATGTTGATGAAATTCTTGTGTAAACGTTGGGCTTGATTTGGGTTTGGATTTTGGCAGTACCTGGTGGGAAGAGAtccatttgaaattaatttattttataacaaaAAAAAGGATTTTTTTATGTgtctttttattaatatttatttaatttgttaaatttatataaataaaaaaaaaagaaaattttgtttttactttttttttatatagttttTGGCAAAGACGTGGCAAGTTTCCATTTCATAACCTGACGAAACTTGATAGCCGTAGCCTGAGCGGCCAGGCCTACGACTGCTCGCCTACCCTTTCATAAATAGCAAATCCAGACACAAGCGTGTGCTTCGGGTCATCTTCTCCTGTTCCTAACTCATCTCATTTGATTTCCGTCTCTTTTTAGATGTTTCAGTATCCAGAACGTTTGAATCTCTCTGTCAGGTAGTCTCAACTTCCATCCATTTCACTTTTCATCGAAATTCTTCTGTGATCTGTTCAGTCTTCCTTTCTGATATTCAAACTTTAATTTCTCTCGGATTATGAATTGTATTGGGCGAGTTTAGGTATTGAATTAGAGCTAATTTTTCCATTGGAGCTCATTGGTTTTAATTTTAAAGTGAGTATTACCCAGAAAAAAAGTTGGGGTAGAAAAACTATGGATGGTAACAAAGATGAAGCTTTGAGATGTGTTCGAATTGCTGAAGAAGCAATTGCCTCAGGAAACAAAGACCGAGCATTGAAATTTATTAGAATCGCCCAACGTCTGAATCATAATTTGTCTATTGATGAGCTTTTAGCTGCTTGTGAGAAGCTTGATTCTTCTGGGTCCAGTCCATCTTCTCTTGATGAAAATCGTGTTGTTGATTATGATAAGAACAGGCCTACTCCCGTTAAAATTGATAAGGGTTTAAATAGAGAGCGGAGTTATACTGAAGAACATGTGGAATTGATCAGCCAGATCAAGAGGAATAAGGATTACTATGCAATTCTTGGGGTGGAAAAGACTTGTTCTGTTGAGGAAATTAGGAAGGCTTACAGGAAATTGTCATTGAAAGTACACCCAGATAAGAACAAGGCGCCAGGATCTGAGGAAGCATTCAAAAAAGTGTGCAAGGCGTTCAAGTGCTTGAGCGATGATAGTTCAAGGAGGCAGTATGATCAGACTGGTTTAGTTGATGACTTTGAGTATAGCCAGCAGAGCAACCTTAGGCGGACGAGGAGGAGGAGAACTGTGCATGAG
The Hevea brasiliensis isolate MT/VB/25A 57/8 chromosome 15, ASM3005281v1, whole genome shotgun sequence genome window above contains:
- the LOC110631458 gene encoding translationally-controlled tumor protein homolog, coding for MLVYQDLLTGDELLSDSFPYKEIQNGMLWEVEGKWVVQGAIDVDIGANPSAEGGEEDEGVDDQAVKVVDIVDTFRLQEQPAFDKKQFVTYMKRYIKLLTPKLDEEKQETFKKNIEGATKFLLSKLSDLQFFVGESMHDDGSLVFAYYKEGATEPTFLYFAYGLKEIKC
- the LOC110631457 gene encoding chaperone protein dnaJ 49, with amino-acid sequence MDGNKDEALRCVRIAEEAIASGNKDRALKFIRIAQRLNHNLSIDELLAACEKLDSSGSSPSSLDENRVVDYDKNRPTPVKIDKGLNRERSYTEEHVELISQIKRNKDYYAILGVEKTCSVEEIRKAYRKLSLKVHPDKNKAPGSEEAFKKVCKAFKCLSDDSSRRQYDQTGLVDDFEYSQQSNLRRTRRRRTVHEFYDDDFDPDEIFRSFFGQTDMFRAHHVYRSGGNSGRHREEFNGGGTNLQLLLLQILPFLLIFVLAYLPFAEPDYSLHRNYYYQITKATEKHGLEFFVKSAAFDDNFPIGSPARANIEDNVIRDYRNLLWRHCHMELQRHQWNKNIPTPNCDKLRNLGLT